Sequence from the Nitrospinaceae bacterium genome:
CGGATTCCTGCTAGCCAAGGCCGCCGCGGAAGCCTATGAGAAAAACCCGAACGTAAAAGGGCTGATGCTGATCAACCACGGCTTGTTTACCTTTGGTGAGACCGCGAAAGAAAGTTACGACCGCCACATCGACGCCGTGACCCTCGCTGAAAAATTCATCGCTGGACAAAAGAAAAAAGCTTTAACGCCATTTAAAAAACCAGAAACTGTTTCGGGTAGTGAAGAGTTTCTCGTTAAAGTCGCCCCGGTCCTGCGCGGATTGTATGCTGAAAAGACAGGGGTTTCCTGGACGCTCCATCACCGCGAGGATGCGTACGCGCTGGAATTTGCCGGCAGTGAAGAAGTTTCCACTTGGTCGCAGATCGGCACGGTCACCCCGGATCACGTCATCCGCACCAAACAAAAACCGTTGTTGTTAAATCCACAACGCTTGGATGATACGAATGCACTGTGGAAAGAAGTGTCCGAGGCCCTGAATCAGTACATAGAAAACTATCATCATTATTTTCAAACCAACGTTCAGGCGAAGAAAGAGGACAAAAAGGAACTCGATCCGCTTCCCCGCGTGATCTTGCTGGCCGGCGTGGGTCTCATCACGATCGGCAAGACCACCAAGGAAACTGGGATTTCAGCGGATATCTACCAGCACACGATGGACGTCATTCATAAGGCCTTTTCCATCGGGGAGTACAGGCCTCTAAATGACGGCGATCTGTTCGACATGGAATACTGGTCGCTGGAACAGGCGAAGCTGGGAAAAAATAAGCCCAAAAAACTGCAAGGAAAAATCGTTCTTGTATCCGGCGCGGCCTCCGGCATCGGCCTGGCCACCGCCTGGCTGTTTGCCGAGCACGGCGCCAATCTATTTCTGATCGACAGGGACGGAGAAAAACTGGAGGAGGCCAAAGAGGGTCTAAAAAAAGATTTGCAAGCCAGCGTTGTCACCCAGGCGATGGATGTGACCGATGAACAGGCCATCAAAAAAGCTTTCGATCGTCTGGTGCGAGAGTTTGGCGGGCTGGACATTCTGATCTCAAACGCCGGCAATGCGATGCAGGGAAGAATCGGCGATGTCGATGCCTCCGCTTTACGCGCCAGCTTCGATCTCAACTTCTTCGCCCATCAGGCGCTTGCCTCGCAGGCGGTGAAACTGTTTTTAAAACAGCGGACCGGAGGCGTGCTTCTATTCAACGCGTCCAAGGCCGCCTTCAACCCAGGGAAAAACTTTGGCCCTTATGCTTTGCCGAAAGCCGCCGTCGTTGCCCTCGCCAAACAATACGCCCTGGACTACGGCAAACAAGGAATCCGTGCCAACGCGATAAACGCCGACCGGGTGCGAACAGGGTTGTTCACCCGCGATGTGATTAAAGAGCGCGCCCAAGCCCGCGGTTTGACGGCGGACGATTATTTCAAAAACAATCTGCTGGAGAAGGAAGTTTACGACACCGATGTAGCGCAAGGCTTCCTCGACCTCGCATTGGCTGAGAAAACCACAGGAAGCGTCATCACCATCGACGGCGGCAACATCGCCGCCAGTCCGAGATAATCTTATAGTAGCGAAGGTAATTTAATATCTATTGATTTTTACAAATAAAAAATGAGAGCAAATTATGACCGTAACCATTTATCACAATCCGAAATGT
This genomic interval carries:
- a CDS encoding short-chain dehydrogenase → MNNRWKDSDAKAAIETYKNYSEDLALRVYTSRLIGADAALVIHGGGNTSVKSTARTKVGEEVQVLYVKGSGWDLDTLEPPGLPGVKLDPLQKLRQLDSLSDEDMVNEQRINLLDASSPNPSVETLLHAFLPHKFVDHSHADASLVIVNQPNAEELCREIYGDTLGLVPYIMPGFLLAKAAAEAYEKNPNVKGLMLINHGLFTFGETAKESYDRHIDAVTLAEKFIAGQKKKALTPFKKPETVSGSEEFLVKVAPVLRGLYAEKTGVSWTLHHREDAYALEFAGSEEVSTWSQIGTVTPDHVIRTKQKPLLLNPQRLDDTNALWKEVSEALNQYIENYHHYFQTNVQAKKEDKKELDPLPRVILLAGVGLITIGKTTKETGISADIYQHTMDVIHKAFSIGEYRPLNDGDLFDMEYWSLEQAKLGKNKPKKLQGKIVLVSGAASGIGLATAWLFAEHGANLFLIDRDGEKLEEAKEGLKKDLQASVVTQAMDVTDEQAIKKAFDRLVREFGGLDILISNAGNAMQGRIGDVDASALRASFDLNFFAHQALASQAVKLFLKQRTGGVLLFNASKAAFNPGKNFGPYALPKAAVVALAKQYALDYGKQGIRANAINADRVRTGLFTRDVIKERAQARGLTADDYFKNNLLEKEVYDTDVAQGFLDLALAEKTTGSVITIDGGNIAASPR